A stretch of the Panicum virgatum strain AP13 chromosome 9N, P.virgatum_v5, whole genome shotgun sequence genome encodes the following:
- the LOC120689111 gene encoding zinc finger BED domain-containing protein RICESLEEPER 2-like — translation MDDIDEAVYLATINEDLVDYGHVPDNVDDAGGANAAAFLGLGNVTVAVAAPVPPDNFDEILDDKHVRIAAVCKFCRHRLSAKSAAGTGYLLRHQNAYKKKADHAKMVQTRLAMNPDGSYRNWEYKPDVARVELCKLIARLDLPLSVADNDAWDDCIQRAHNPRHVRVSRFSTSRDLEKLFIDTINNLKHIVFPGVNSICLTSDIWSGNAKEDYITVVAHFINSDWQLKKHVIGFRLIEEVHTGTNIDERISDVVEAFGMTDKIFVVSLDNASSNNNAMQILAPIFSGYLGVDTDPDNPSKKTYYVVHQRCACHVINLIVKSGLKRLKPYIEIFRTAISYLNASNKRIAEFKDYCLLKGVRPRKFGLDMDVRWNSTYLMLKHLIPYKNVFSVFINGNIGYAALNVEHWYVAEKVCEFLELFYESTVALSGVYHPTSPLVLHHIIEIATHFHECRGDSKLETVIGPMRMKFEKYWKKIPMLYSFAFILNPRAKLRGLHMALDLLAKSTS, via the exons ATGGACGACATCGACGAGGCCGTGTACCTTGCAACCATCAACGAAGATCTGGTTGACTATGGTCACGTGCCCGACAACGTCGACGACGCAGGTGGCGCTAATGCTGCTGCCTTCCTCGGGCTTGGCAACGTCACGGTGGCTGTCGCGGCCCCTGTGCCGCCG GATAATTTTGATGAAATCTTGGATGATAAGCACGTGCGTATTGCTGCTGTTTGCAAGTTTTGTCGCCATAGATTGTCTGCTAAATCTGCTGCTGGCACTGGTTATCTGCTTAGGCATCAAAATGCATATAAAAAGAAAGCTGATCATGCTAAAATGGTTCAAACTAGGCTTGCTATGAACCCTGATGGATCATATAGGAACTGGGAATACAAACCTGATGTTGCTAGGGTTGAATTATGCAAATTGATTGCTAGGCTTGATCTGCCTTTATCTGTTGCTGATAATGATGCTTGGGATGATTGCATTCAACGTGCTCATAACCCTAGACATGTTAGAGTGTCTAGGTTTTCAACTAGTAGAGATCTGGAGAAGCTTTTCATTGACACTATTAATAACTTAAAACATATTGTCTTTCCTGGTGTCAATTCTATTTGTTTGACCTCTGATATCTGGTCTGGTAATGCAAAGGAGGATTACATCACTGTTGTAGCTCATTTTATCAATTCTGATTGGCAACTTAAGAAACATGTGATTGGTTTTAGATTGATTGAAGAGGTTCATACTGGTACAAACATTGATGAACGTATCTCTGATGTGGTTGAGGCATTCGGAATGACTGATAAGATCTTTGTTGTTTCCTTAGATAATGCTTCTTCTAATAATAATGCTATGCAAATTTTGGCTCCAATCTTTTCTGGTTACTTGGGTGTTGATACTGATCCTGATAATCCATCTAAGAAAACCTACTATGTTGTGCATCAGAGGTGTGCTTGCCATGTTATTAATCTCATTGTGAAGTCTGGTTTGAAAAGGCTGAAACCTTATATAGAGATCTTTAGAACtgcaattagttatttgaaTGCATCTAATAAAAGAATTGCTGAGTTTAAAGACTACTGTTTGCTTAAGGGTGTTAGACCTCGTAAATTTGGTTTGGATATGGATGTTAGATGGAATTCAACCTATCTCATGCTTAAGCACCTGATTCCATATAAGAATGTATTTTCTGTGTTCATCAATGGTAATATTGGCTATGCTGCTTTGAATGTTGAGCACTGGTATGTTGCTGAAAAGGTTTGTGAATTCCTTGAGTTGTTTTATGAATCAACTGTTGCTCTATCTGGAGTGTATCATCCCACGAGTCCTTTGGTTCTGCATCATATAATTGAAATTGCTACTCATTTCCATGAATGTCGGGGTGATTCAAAACTTGAAACTGTTATAGGCCCTATGAGAATGAAGTTTGAGAAGTACTGGAAAAAAATTCCCATGTTATATTCATTTGCATTTATTCTTAACCCTAGAGCTAAATTGAGAGGTTTGCATATGGCTCTTGATTTGCTTGCTAAGTCTACTTCCTAG
- the LOC120692171 gene encoding GATA transcription factor 2-like, with product MASEWEMAMGVELGMGMGTYHAHHHNASSITAAPMSSHHSGAATFAAPHHHHYYGMPPMGDAMRVDELLDLSTGAGAGAHDFFPTAAAAAATDNGHHSAVMGEPSPTANSSDHQTSLLSFADEFYIPSEEAAELEWLSKFVDDSYSDMPNYSSAAHAAMAAAAAANAAGNGGGNSAGQDSCVTAAPGRGARSKRSRATALAAAAWHSLVPRPASQSSPSSSSCSSSDFPSSNKPARPNGASGSRGKKSPGPGGAAPEVGMEGGVRRCTHCASEKTPQWRTGPLGPKTLCNACGVRFKSGRLMPEYRPAASPTFVLTHHSNSHRKVMELRRQKELILIRGSHRDAAAAAAAAAGSAGPRPELMFRDYGVC from the exons ATGGCGTCGGAGTGGGAAATGGCCATGGGGGTCGAGCTCGGCATGGGCATGGGCACGTACCACGCCCACCACCACAACGCCTCCAGCATCACCGCCGCGCCGATGAGCAGCCACCACAGTGGTGCCGCCACCTTCGCCgcgccgcaccaccaccattaCTACGGGATGCCGCCCATGGGCGACGCCATGCGGGTCGACGAGCTCCTCGACCTctccaccggcgccggcgccggcgcccacgACTTcttccccaccgccgccgccgcggcggccacggaCAACGGGCATCACTCGGCGGTCATGGGTGAGCCGTCGCCCACCGCCAACTCGTCGGATCACCAGACGTCGCTCCTCTCCTTCGCAGACGAGTTTTACATACCC AGCGAGGAAGCTGCGGAGCTGGAGTGGCTATCCAAGTTCGTGGACGACTCCTACTCCGACATGCCGAATTACTCGTCGGCGGCGCATGCCgcaatggcggcggctgccgcAGCTAACGCGGCCGGCAACGGTGGTGGCAACTCGGCCGGTCAGGACAGCTGCGTCACGGCCGCGCCCGGGCGCGGCGCGCGTAGCAAGAGGTCCCGCGCGACCGCCCTGGCTGCCGCGGCGTGGCACTCCCTCGTGCCGCGCCCGGCGTCGCAGTCGTCGCCATCGTCATCGTCCTGCTCGTCCTCGGACTTCCCGTCGTCGAACAAGCCTGCGCGTCCGAACGGCGCCAGCGGCAGCCGCGGCAAGAAGAGCCCGGGCCCCGGCGGGGCCGCGCCGGAGGTGGGCATGgagggcggcgtgcggcggtgcACGCACTGCGCGTCGGAGAAGACGCCGCAGTGGCGGACCGGGCCGCTGGGCCCCAAGACCCTGTGCAACGCGTGCGGCGTGCGGTTCAAGTCCGGGCGTCTGATGCCGGAGTaccggccggcggccagccCCACGTTCGTGCTGACGCACCACTCCAACTCGCACCGCAAGGTCATGGAGCTTCGCCGCCAGAAGGAGCTGATCCTGATCCGCGGCAGCCACCgcgacgcggccgcggccgcggcggcggcggcagggtccGCCGGGCCGAGGCCGGAGCTCATGTTCCGCGACTATGGCGTGTGTTGA